The Globicephala melas chromosome 13, mGloMel1.2, whole genome shotgun sequence genome includes a region encoding these proteins:
- the FAM216A gene encoding protein FAM216A isoform X1, producing the protein MPGQGPVSEWTECSSSTEPPTGARAEGGGGGSAGYSYYQNSKGIDRFKDGHKMNSHIAMLQELWKTPQVQTIHIPKSMTETSFLKHPDLTLGQKRYLCSIAKIYNANYLRTLMKRQYMHVTQHSSQKPGVLTHHRSHLSSRYSQKQHYPCTTWRHQLEREDSGPSNIAAASAPEMIIQHSLWQPVRNKESLKTGYASKTRCKSLKIFRKPGRLFMQSVSINDSESYMNEEKKEDDLLNKCMQSMSIEEHGEHLMLT; encoded by the exons ATGCCCGGCCAGGGTCCAGTGTCCGAGTGGACGGAGTGCAGTTCTTCCACAGAGCCGCCCACAGGGGCCAGGGCCGAGGGTGGCGGCGGCGG atcaGCTGGATATTCTTATTACCAGAATTCCAAAGGTATTG ATAGATTCAAAGATGGACACAAAATGAACTCACACATAGCCATGCTGCAAGAGTTATGGAAAACGCCTCAAGTTCAAACAATTCACATCCCTAAGTCAATGACAGAGACATCCTTTCTAAAG CATCCAGACCTCACCTTAGGCCAGAAGCGTTACCTGTGCAGCATTGCTAAGATCTATAATGCAAACTATCTGAGGACGTTAATGAAGAGGCAGTACATGCATGTGACCCAGCACAGCTCACAAAAACCAG GTGTCCTCACTCATCACAGGAGCCACCTCAGTTCTCGTTACTCACAGAAGCAGCATTACCCCTGCACTACATGGCGACACCAGCTGGAGAGAGAGGACTCGGGGCCTTCTAACATTGCAGCTGCATCTGCACCTGAGATGATCATACAGCATTCCCTTTGGCaaccagtgagaaacaaagaaag TTTAAAAACTGGATATGCATCTAAAACAAGATGTAAGTCGCTGAAGATTTTTAGAAAACCAGGCAGACTGTTCATGCAATCAG tttccaTAAATGATTCTGAATCATacatgaatgaagaaaaaaaggaagatgattTGCTAAATAAGTGTATGCAATCAATGTCAATTGAAGAACACGGAGAACATCTGATGCTAACTTGA
- the FAM216A gene encoding protein FAM216A isoform X2, giving the protein MPGQGPVSEWTECSSSTEPPTGARAEGGGGGSAGYSYYQNSKDRFKDGHKMNSHIAMLQELWKTPQVQTIHIPKSMTETSFLKHPDLTLGQKRYLCSIAKIYNANYLRTLMKRQYMHVTQHSSQKPGVLTHHRSHLSSRYSQKQHYPCTTWRHQLEREDSGPSNIAAASAPEMIIQHSLWQPVRNKESLKTGYASKTRCKSLKIFRKPGRLFMQSVSINDSESYMNEEKKEDDLLNKCMQSMSIEEHGEHLMLT; this is encoded by the exons ATGCCCGGCCAGGGTCCAGTGTCCGAGTGGACGGAGTGCAGTTCTTCCACAGAGCCGCCCACAGGGGCCAGGGCCGAGGGTGGCGGCGGCGG atcaGCTGGATATTCTTATTACCAGAATTCCAAAG ATAGATTCAAAGATGGACACAAAATGAACTCACACATAGCCATGCTGCAAGAGTTATGGAAAACGCCTCAAGTTCAAACAATTCACATCCCTAAGTCAATGACAGAGACATCCTTTCTAAAG CATCCAGACCTCACCTTAGGCCAGAAGCGTTACCTGTGCAGCATTGCTAAGATCTATAATGCAAACTATCTGAGGACGTTAATGAAGAGGCAGTACATGCATGTGACCCAGCACAGCTCACAAAAACCAG GTGTCCTCACTCATCACAGGAGCCACCTCAGTTCTCGTTACTCACAGAAGCAGCATTACCCCTGCACTACATGGCGACACCAGCTGGAGAGAGAGGACTCGGGGCCTTCTAACATTGCAGCTGCATCTGCACCTGAGATGATCATACAGCATTCCCTTTGGCaaccagtgagaaacaaagaaag TTTAAAAACTGGATATGCATCTAAAACAAGATGTAAGTCGCTGAAGATTTTTAGAAAACCAGGCAGACTGTTCATGCAATCAG tttccaTAAATGATTCTGAATCATacatgaatgaagaaaaaaaggaagatgattTGCTAAATAAGTGTATGCAATCAATGTCAATTGAAGAACACGGAGAACATCTGATGCTAACTTGA